Proteins from one Corticium candelabrum chromosome 4, ooCorCand1.1, whole genome shotgun sequence genomic window:
- the LOC134178291 gene encoding uncharacterized protein LOC134178291 isoform X2, with the protein MSWLCSINLLSINIEQGMRQTSLCAAAVVGVSGSLFPSGRSSSMLRVRAQDVDHPPDWFRSDFSASDAEEALTDKREGSFVARDSYGSPGDFALSIKVLDTVQHVLVKRDQEDGSCNIFSMFEVERFPSLEEMVAYYQQTPLHFNQLDKDVLLTNGLEDETDFGHFEDETRYLPDTKVDFSSLDFRGEVDILQAIMKSDCTVLAIGRSKLSVNGQEVESKEENVACVVKDKAKKGFFIRIIDLKNECVVSDKKIDRRFQYDNPKPLVLSYISDNGLTAIGFENEKEAVDFQNEVDGCIQHALDRITRKRAESKAKRAAGKEGNEVTAVASSCRWLKASDFDVDNIPSEWQELFDLAGVKRQDLEDPNTLQFILDFVASQGGLSVGPKTAVASSDEKNGEHKSMLTSGLVDVADSGLGPDAVIGTVRQRTSSRSRAKNRKTTLAQQLNKRLTQISMMS; encoded by the exons ATGTCGTGGTTGTGTAGTATCAATTTattatcaatcaatattgaacAGGGAATGCGACAAACTTCATTGTGTGCGGCTGCGGTGGTGGGCGTGTCTGGAAGTCTATTTCCATCCGG AAGGTCATCTAGCATGCTGCGAGTGCGAGCTCAAGACGTCGACCACCCTCCTGA TTGGTTTCGTTCCGATTTCTCGGCTTCAGATGCTGAAGAAGCTCTTACGGACAAAAGAGAGGGCTCATTTGTAGCGAGAGACAGCTATGGAAGTCCTGGAGACTTTGCGCTGTCTATAAA AGTTCTAGACACAGTGCAACACGTTCTGGTGAAAAGAGATCAAGAA GACGGAAGCTGCAACATTTTTTCAATGTTCGAAGTCGAAAGGTTTCCTTCACTGGAAGAAATGGTGGCATACTATCAGCAAACGCCACTGCATTTCAACCAGCTAGATAAAGACGTTTTGCTTACTAAT GGTTTGGAAGATGAAACTGATTTTGGACACTTTGAGGATG AGACAAGGTATCTGCCTGACACAAAAGTTGATTTTTCATCACTTGACTTTAGAGGAGAAGTTGATATTTTGCAAGCAATCATGAAATCAGATTGCACT GTACTTGCAATTGGACGTAGCAAGTTGTCAGTAAATGGGCAGGAAGTTGAATCAAAGGAAGAGAATGTTGCATGTGTAGTGAAAGATAAAGCGAAGAAAGGCTTCTTTATTCGTATTATTGATTTGAAA AATGAATGTGTTGTATCTGATAAGAAGATTGATAGACGATTTCAGTATGACAATCCTAAACCTTTGGTGCTGTCATATATTTCTGAT AATGGTCTTACTGCTATTGGATTTGAGAATGAGAAGGAGGCAGTAGACTTTCAGAATGAGGTCGATGGGTGTATACAGCATGCATTAGACAGAATAACCAGGAAGCGAGCAGAAAGCAAAGCTAAACGAGCAGCGGGAAAAGAAGGAAATGAAGTGACAGCAGT TGCTTCCAGTTGTCGTTGGTTGAAGGCATCAGATTTTgat GTTGACAACATACCATCAGAGTGGCAGGAGCTGTTTGATCTGGCTGGAGTGAAACGACAAGATCTAGAAGATCCCAACACATTGCAGTTTATTCTTGACTTTGTTGCATCACAAGGAGGCCTCTCAGTAGGACCTAAAACAGCTGTAGCGAGCTCAGATGAAAAGAATGGAGAGCACAAGTCTATGTTGACGAGTGGCTTGGTAGATGTGGCAGATAGTGGACTAGGTCCAGATGCAG ttattGGGACAGTGAGGCAGAGAACAAGCTCTCGTTCACGAGCTAAGAACAGAAAAACTACTTTGGCTCAACAGTTAAACAAGCGACTAACTCAAATCA GCATGATGTCTTGA
- the LOC134178291 gene encoding uncharacterized protein LOC134178291 isoform X1, protein MSWLCSINLLSINIEQGMRQTSLCAAAVVGVSGSLFPSGRSSSMLRVRAQDVDHPPDWFRSDFSASDAEEALTDKREGSFVARDSYGSPGDFALSIKVLDTVQHVLVKRDQEDGSCNIFSMFEVERFPSLEEMVAYYQQTPLHFNQLDKDVLLTNGLEDETDFGHFEDETRYLPDTKVDFSSLDFRGEVDILQAIMKSDCTVLAIGRSKLSVNGQEVESKEENVACVVKDKAKKGFFIRIIDLKNECVVSDKKIDRRFQYDNPKPLVLSYISDNGLTAIGFENEKEAVDFQNEVDGCIQHALDRITRKRAESKAKRAAGKEGNEVTAVASSCRWLKASDFDVDNIPSEWQELFDLAGVKRQDLEDPNTLQFILDFVASQGGLSVGPKTAVASSDEKNGEHKSMLTSGLVDVADSGLGPDAVIGTVRQRTSSRSRAKNRKTTLAQQLNKRLTQISKIYFT, encoded by the exons ATGTCGTGGTTGTGTAGTATCAATTTattatcaatcaatattgaacAGGGAATGCGACAAACTTCATTGTGTGCGGCTGCGGTGGTGGGCGTGTCTGGAAGTCTATTTCCATCCGG AAGGTCATCTAGCATGCTGCGAGTGCGAGCTCAAGACGTCGACCACCCTCCTGA TTGGTTTCGTTCCGATTTCTCGGCTTCAGATGCTGAAGAAGCTCTTACGGACAAAAGAGAGGGCTCATTTGTAGCGAGAGACAGCTATGGAAGTCCTGGAGACTTTGCGCTGTCTATAAA AGTTCTAGACACAGTGCAACACGTTCTGGTGAAAAGAGATCAAGAA GACGGAAGCTGCAACATTTTTTCAATGTTCGAAGTCGAAAGGTTTCCTTCACTGGAAGAAATGGTGGCATACTATCAGCAAACGCCACTGCATTTCAACCAGCTAGATAAAGACGTTTTGCTTACTAAT GGTTTGGAAGATGAAACTGATTTTGGACACTTTGAGGATG AGACAAGGTATCTGCCTGACACAAAAGTTGATTTTTCATCACTTGACTTTAGAGGAGAAGTTGATATTTTGCAAGCAATCATGAAATCAGATTGCACT GTACTTGCAATTGGACGTAGCAAGTTGTCAGTAAATGGGCAGGAAGTTGAATCAAAGGAAGAGAATGTTGCATGTGTAGTGAAAGATAAAGCGAAGAAAGGCTTCTTTATTCGTATTATTGATTTGAAA AATGAATGTGTTGTATCTGATAAGAAGATTGATAGACGATTTCAGTATGACAATCCTAAACCTTTGGTGCTGTCATATATTTCTGAT AATGGTCTTACTGCTATTGGATTTGAGAATGAGAAGGAGGCAGTAGACTTTCAGAATGAGGTCGATGGGTGTATACAGCATGCATTAGACAGAATAACCAGGAAGCGAGCAGAAAGCAAAGCTAAACGAGCAGCGGGAAAAGAAGGAAATGAAGTGACAGCAGT TGCTTCCAGTTGTCGTTGGTTGAAGGCATCAGATTTTgat GTTGACAACATACCATCAGAGTGGCAGGAGCTGTTTGATCTGGCTGGAGTGAAACGACAAGATCTAGAAGATCCCAACACATTGCAGTTTATTCTTGACTTTGTTGCATCACAAGGAGGCCTCTCAGTAGGACCTAAAACAGCTGTAGCGAGCTCAGATGAAAAGAATGGAGAGCACAAGTCTATGTTGACGAGTGGCTTGGTAGATGTGGCAGATAGTGGACTAGGTCCAGATGCAG ttattGGGACAGTGAGGCAGAGAACAAGCTCTCGTTCACGAGCTAAGAACAGAAAAACTACTTTGGCTCAACAGTTAAACAAGCGACTAACTCAAATCAGTAAGATCTATTTTACTTAA